A single region of the Rhodococcus sp. W8901 genome encodes:
- a CDS encoding TetR/AcrR family transcriptional regulator, translating to MARLTRVQQQELNRRRVLAAARAEFSERGFRKATVDDIAIRSDLTRGAVYSNFPGKRALYLAVLAEEAENAGEVLNTYADDPEGALAVFASTWVDRLPRTNNYEYQGSVQLTSPMLGVDLIPEILTDERFQRPFAQLVKLDAILLGLALEGLSRAAERMVGVAESVLTVLYGASELSFVAPDFVDHSKVIATCRHITGIVIDDPWILPATDVAVNSVDEEWTVPRATDVVRGKPTAIDDGIVAVVGMNRLECIEHLVRTAPRESPVTAVLVTADIAELAPLARLALADMCRSLRQAFPSAAWPRVQVMVDPNGEIAAACGLSNVDDDTEAAVSISDGRITSRSIGPGACARADALTARTRDH from the coding sequence ATGGCGCGGCTGACGAGGGTCCAGCAGCAAGAGCTCAACCGGCGCAGGGTGCTCGCGGCAGCCCGAGCCGAATTCTCCGAGCGCGGCTTCCGCAAAGCGACCGTGGACGACATCGCCATCCGCTCGGACCTCACCCGGGGCGCGGTGTATTCCAACTTTCCCGGCAAGCGTGCCCTGTATCTAGCGGTCCTCGCGGAGGAGGCGGAGAACGCCGGCGAAGTCCTGAACACTTATGCAGATGACCCGGAGGGCGCGCTGGCGGTGTTCGCGAGCACTTGGGTGGATCGACTGCCCCGGACCAACAACTACGAGTATCAGGGATCAGTTCAGCTCACCTCTCCGATGCTCGGCGTGGACCTCATCCCCGAAATCCTCACTGACGAACGGTTTCAGCGGCCGTTCGCCCAGTTGGTGAAGCTCGATGCCATACTTCTCGGCTTGGCCCTCGAGGGACTCTCCCGGGCCGCCGAGCGCATGGTCGGCGTCGCCGAATCCGTGCTCACCGTTCTGTACGGTGCAAGCGAATTATCCTTCGTTGCACCCGATTTCGTGGATCACTCCAAGGTGATCGCAACCTGTCGACACATCACTGGAATCGTCATCGACGATCCGTGGATTCTTCCGGCAACTGACGTCGCTGTGAATTCCGTCGACGAGGAGTGGACCGTCCCCAGGGCAACCGATGTTGTTCGCGGCAAGCCGACGGCGATCGACGACGGAATCGTTGCCGTAGTCGGGATGAACCGGCTCGAGTGCATCGAGCACCTGGTCCGTACGGCACCCCGTGAATCGCCAGTCACCGCTGTTCTCGTAACCGCTGACATCGCCGAGCTAGCGCCACTGGCACGATTGGCACTCGCCGATATGTGCCGGTCGCTGCGCCAAGCCTTCCCCTCCGCCGCGTGGCCGCGCGTGCAGGTGATGGTCGACCCCAACGGTGAGATCGCCGCGGCCTGCGGGTTGTCGAACGTCGATGACGACACCGAGGCTGCCGTCTCCATCTCCGATGGACGCATCACCTCGCGCAGCATCGGCCCCGGTGCCTGCGCACGCGCCGACGCCCTCACCGCACGAACTCGAGACCACTGA
- a CDS encoding glycosyltransferase 87 family protein translates to MAALAISAGLTVSFLAGNDYIDLLVYRMGARVLLDGGDIYGALPPVVGDFGLPFTYPPLAAMLFVPLALMPLGLGKLVFTLVSVAALAVTLRMVLARVRPDVGARASWTMTAVAVAVALQLEPVRETISFGQINMVLMALVAVDVLTEKPKWPRGLLIGLAAAIKLTPIAFLLLFLLKRDWRTSGRIVVAALGFTALAFAVMPEASTKYWLQTLPDTGRIGPAYFANNASFKAVISRFGPPEHLGSVLWLVAVVVMLVVAVIAIRRAIDHDDLVVALIANATAVLLASPVSWSHHWVWAAPALLVLALAVVRAPSAWNAVAATGIGALFLIGPQHLLPTAGDRELDWALWQHGFGTLYVTVGFGFLVWLAFGAYRNRSAARELSRGDIRAIRANR, encoded by the coding sequence GTGGCGGCGTTGGCCATTTCGGCCGGCCTGACCGTCAGCTTCCTCGCAGGGAACGACTACATAGACCTGCTCGTCTACCGCATGGGCGCGAGGGTGCTGCTCGACGGCGGAGACATCTACGGCGCGTTGCCGCCCGTGGTCGGCGATTTCGGGCTGCCGTTCACGTACCCGCCGCTCGCGGCAATGTTGTTCGTCCCGCTCGCGCTGATGCCCCTCGGGCTCGGCAAGCTCGTGTTCACCCTCGTATCTGTCGCCGCGCTGGCGGTGACACTACGGATGGTCCTTGCACGTGTGAGGCCGGATGTGGGCGCGCGGGCCTCGTGGACCATGACTGCTGTCGCGGTCGCCGTCGCACTGCAACTCGAGCCCGTTCGCGAAACCATCAGCTTCGGGCAGATCAACATGGTTCTGATGGCATTGGTCGCAGTCGATGTGCTGACGGAGAAGCCGAAATGGCCACGCGGGCTACTGATCGGGCTCGCGGCCGCGATCAAACTGACCCCCATAGCTTTCCTGCTGCTCTTCCTGCTCAAACGCGATTGGCGGACCAGTGGCCGCATCGTCGTCGCGGCCCTCGGATTCACCGCGCTGGCTTTCGCCGTGATGCCCGAGGCGTCCACGAAATACTGGTTGCAGACCCTCCCGGATACGGGCCGGATCGGCCCGGCCTACTTCGCCAACAACGCGTCCTTCAAGGCGGTCATCTCGCGATTCGGGCCGCCCGAGCACCTCGGGTCGGTCCTGTGGTTGGTCGCAGTCGTCGTGATGCTGGTGGTCGCGGTGATCGCGATCCGCCGCGCAATCGACCACGACGATCTGGTCGTTGCGTTGATCGCGAACGCGACGGCAGTCCTGTTGGCCTCGCCTGTGTCGTGGTCGCACCACTGGGTGTGGGCAGCCCCAGCGCTGCTGGTCCTGGCGCTCGCGGTGGTGCGCGCGCCTTCTGCATGGAATGCCGTCGCCGCCACCGGTATCGGTGCACTCTTCCTGATCGGCCCGCAACACCTGTTGCCGACGGCCGGGGATCGCGAGCTCGACTGGGCCCTGTGGCAGCACGGATTCGGCACTCTCTACGTGACGGTCGGGTTCGGGTTCTTGGTGTGGCTTGCCTTCGGGGCCTATCGAAACAGGTCGGCAGCCCGTGAGTTGAGCCGTGGCGACATCCGCGCCATCCGTGCCAACCGCTGA